One genomic segment of Pandoraea sputorum includes these proteins:
- the bcsB gene encoding cellulose biosynthesis cyclic di-GMP-binding regulatory protein BcsB, protein MQLRASWSRYTKVSAICLLVAAAMDPGGVMLAGAAPTAGRTGKAAAPAGATTAPEVASGVSAAADASGATAPVIAPVPGTSQRTVTFAQLGQTNGLRLRGTEGSGDVNFGIRLDQSVASALLRLRYAYSPALIPDLSQLKVYLNEELIATLPFNKQDGGKNLVRDIPLDARMLSGFNRVRLVLIGHYTMECEDQMHSSLWADISPQSEIITSTQPLTLRNDLSTLPAPFFDRHDNRDQTVPFVFGAPPSLAVVHAAGVVATWAGAIGDYRRTRFPVSVNAFPSRHGIAFVTNDTMLPGLDLPKVDAPTLRMVSNPNDPSLKLLVIQGRDAKDLETAALALVSGRAALSGDATRIAELKQLPPRPAYDAPRWVRTDRPVKLGELVDNPSDLQANGYMPWPIRIQLNLPADLLTWQNTGVPMDLKYRYTPPVKPDDSSMSVSINDQFVRAYRLRSAGASSDKSHMLVELLSDGTMADRKEVRIPAFQVASRNSLSFQFAMEPHKEGMCSQTITNAARSAIDADSTIDFSELPHYAELPNLSFFAGSGFPFTKYADLAQTAVVMSKTPDKAELETVFSALGQFGRSTGVYADRFEVLDTTQTDRFKDRDLLVVGGKDAADLLTKWGKNLPLVIDQTRRVMQAEPQGYRGDGATGSALAASRIGPQRMDAISQGPLAALVGFESPVSSSRSVVAINASSDDGLLSVVDAIDTQANAIHGDLAVVNGASTASYRLGKTYFVGDVSWWTRIRYHLSSYPILVGLVALLAAFAIALKCFGWLQRRAARRLEK, encoded by the coding sequence ATGCAGCTTCGAGCGTCTTGGTCGCGTTACACGAAGGTCTCAGCCATCTGCTTGCTGGTCGCCGCAGCGATGGACCCCGGGGGTGTCATGCTTGCGGGAGCAGCGCCCACCGCAGGCCGGACAGGCAAGGCTGCGGCACCGGCCGGTGCCACGACCGCACCGGAAGTCGCCTCTGGCGTCAGCGCGGCAGCGGATGCGTCCGGCGCTACGGCGCCGGTCATCGCGCCTGTGCCCGGCACCAGTCAGCGCACCGTCACGTTCGCCCAACTCGGGCAGACGAACGGGCTGCGTCTGCGCGGCACCGAGGGGTCGGGAGACGTCAACTTCGGAATCCGACTCGATCAGTCGGTCGCATCGGCCTTGCTCCGGTTGCGCTACGCCTATTCCCCCGCGCTGATTCCCGATCTGTCGCAGCTCAAGGTTTATCTGAACGAAGAGCTGATCGCGACGTTACCGTTCAACAAGCAGGACGGCGGCAAGAATCTCGTGCGCGACATTCCGCTCGACGCGCGCATGCTCTCGGGCTTCAATCGCGTGCGCCTCGTACTCATCGGGCATTACACGATGGAGTGCGAAGATCAGATGCATTCGAGTCTATGGGCCGATATCAGCCCGCAGAGCGAGATCATCACGAGCACGCAGCCGCTCACCCTGCGCAACGATCTGTCGACGCTGCCCGCCCCGTTCTTTGACCGTCACGACAACCGCGATCAGACCGTTCCGTTCGTGTTCGGCGCGCCGCCGTCGCTGGCAGTGGTCCATGCCGCAGGCGTGGTGGCGACGTGGGCCGGTGCGATTGGCGACTACCGTCGCACGCGCTTCCCAGTCAGCGTGAATGCGTTTCCGTCCAGGCATGGCATTGCGTTCGTGACGAACGACACCATGCTGCCCGGCCTTGATCTGCCTAAGGTCGACGCGCCGACGTTGCGTATGGTCTCGAATCCGAACGACCCGTCGCTCAAGCTGCTGGTGATTCAGGGACGTGACGCGAAGGATCTGGAGACGGCCGCGCTGGCGCTGGTCTCTGGTCGGGCGGCGCTCTCGGGCGACGCGACCCGCATCGCCGAGCTTAAGCAGTTGCCGCCGCGTCCGGCTTACGACGCACCGCGTTGGGTGCGCACCGACCGTCCAGTGAAGCTGGGCGAACTGGTCGACAACCCGAGCGACTTGCAGGCGAATGGCTATATGCCGTGGCCGATCCGCATCCAGCTCAATCTCCCGGCCGATTTGCTCACGTGGCAAAACACCGGCGTGCCGATGGATCTGAAGTATCGTTACACGCCGCCGGTCAAGCCGGACGATTCGTCGATGAGCGTGTCGATCAACGACCAGTTCGTGCGCGCGTATCGCCTGCGCTCGGCGGGTGCGAGCAGCGACAAGAGCCATATGCTCGTCGAACTGCTGTCCGATGGCACGATGGCCGACCGCAAGGAAGTGCGCATCCCGGCGTTCCAGGTCGCGTCGCGCAACTCGCTGTCGTTCCAGTTCGCGATGGAGCCGCACAAGGAGGGCATGTGCAGCCAGACCATCACCAACGCGGCGCGCTCGGCCATCGACGCAGATTCGACCATCGACTTCAGCGAATTGCCGCATTACGCCGAGTTACCGAATCTGAGCTTCTTCGCGGGTAGCGGCTTCCCGTTCACCAAATACGCCGACCTTGCTCAGACGGCTGTCGTCATGTCGAAAACGCCGGACAAGGCGGAGCTGGAAACGGTGTTTTCGGCGCTCGGTCAGTTCGGCCGCTCCACCGGTGTGTATGCCGATCGCTTCGAGGTGCTCGACACAACGCAGACGGATCGCTTCAAGGATCGCGACCTGCTGGTCGTCGGCGGGAAAGATGCGGCCGATCTGCTAACGAAGTGGGGCAAGAATCTGCCGCTCGTCATCGACCAGACGCGTCGCGTTATGCAAGCCGAGCCTCAGGGCTACCGTGGCGACGGCGCGACCGGCTCTGCGCTCGCGGCCAGCCGCATCGGCCCGCAGCGTATGGACGCGATCTCCCAGGGCCCGCTGGCGGCGCTGGTCGGCTTCGAGTCGCCGGTGAGCAGTTCGCGCTCGGTGGTGGCGATCAACGCGTCGAGCGACGACGGACTGCTGAGCGTAGTCGATGCCATCGACACGCAGGCCAATGCGATCCACGGCGATCTGGCGGTCGTCAACGGTGCCAGCACGGCATCGTACCGACTGGGGAAGACGTACTTCGTGGGCGACGTGAGCTGGTGGACGCGCATTCGTTACCACCTCTCGAGTTATCCGATTCTGGTCGGTCTCGTCGCGTTGCTGGCGGCGTTCGCGATAGCGCTCAAGTGTTTCGGCTGGTTGCAGCGTCGCGCCGCACGTCGACTGGAGAAGTAA
- a CDS encoding cellulose synthase operon protein YhjQ/BcsQ, with product MLTLIAIVSTAGGAGRSTVTAHLAAQLAHAGQPVAVLELDAQNAIGALLGLRETCETGVLSSGVAPDGWRAVLRDTPAGVPLLPSGRTSVGNLSAMAQWLQGDVGGLRRQLTAVGLPEGARVLIDTQRLPDAIALAAVAAADLVLGVVPVTTAGYVTQPDLMAACDGRVQIVPNVAAANSSLNNDLLNLIQGRGGDAVVPVRIHRDIAVGMAAANGVTLAKAGNGSQAALDFVHLEAWLQRATEVGDGSEGAAKGGTRR from the coding sequence ATGCTGACACTCATCGCCATCGTTTCTACCGCAGGCGGCGCGGGGCGAAGCACCGTGACGGCGCATCTCGCCGCGCAACTCGCCCATGCCGGACAGCCGGTCGCCGTGCTTGAACTTGATGCGCAGAACGCGATCGGTGCGCTGCTCGGGTTGCGTGAGACCTGTGAGACGGGCGTGCTGTCGTCCGGCGTGGCGCCGGACGGCTGGCGCGCGGTATTACGCGACACGCCCGCCGGGGTCCCGTTGCTGCCCTCGGGCCGCACGAGTGTCGGCAATCTATCTGCGATGGCGCAATGGCTGCAGGGCGATGTGGGCGGATTGCGTCGTCAGTTGACGGCCGTCGGCTTGCCCGAAGGCGCGCGTGTCCTGATCGACACCCAGCGCCTACCCGATGCCATCGCACTGGCCGCCGTTGCGGCGGCCGATCTGGTGCTGGGCGTGGTGCCCGTCACGACGGCCGGTTACGTGACGCAACCGGATCTGATGGCCGCGTGCGACGGTCGCGTGCAGATCGTGCCGAACGTGGCGGCAGCCAATTCGTCGCTCAACAACGATCTGCTGAATCTGATTCAGGGACGTGGTGGCGACGCCGTGGTCCCGGTGCGCATCCATCGCGATATCGCCGTCGGCATGGCGGCGGCGAACGGTGTGACGCTGGCCAAAGCGGGCAACGGCTCGCAGGCCGCGCTCGACTTCGTTCATCTCGAAGCGTGGTTGCAGCGCGCAACGGAGGTGGGGGATGGGAGTGAGGGCGCCGCCAAGGGAGGCACGCGCCGATGA
- a CDS encoding cellulose synthase subunit BcsC-related outer membrane protein, with product MGGGLRDTLIRSACMTCLLMAAGGGHVRAAPAPANSTAKPAVAANRDVSNLLSSATLWHSRHRNDLARAALEKALLVQPEQPEVLSLLGQIDIEENKPAEANKALQTLRARYPNAPATKALADVIRINTVDKSRIARARLLQRSGQADAAFAEYKALFPDGPPTGDLGVEYYRAQANATNGWPAAQQGLANLSKVSPEDSRASQSLAELMIDRPSSRLAGTRMVADLAARPNADLNALLPLWQKGLSKADGNLAWLPLYQRYLALAPNDADIRAAYDKLNAQQAARTRMLNDPAYKSRQAGIKALDQGRLNDAEKSLDAARVKRPNDGELLGSLGLVKMRQGDHKGAQELFAQALRKDPDNAGKWRSLLKTSQFWGAMSQARDARDAGRLDEADRLVRGALASDPNNPDGLALLGDIALDDKRDKDAERLFQQALKIEPDNDTALRGMITLYSRQQRRTELANLLGDLRRRFPQDKARFDKAEAAALSDDADRAIAEGHNGPALAALERAVALDPGNAWTRYSLASLYRKLRLPQIGREVMAEGMRQPLEADDRAQMLYAQAIYLNVIDDEAGARESLAQIPAANVTPSIKRMQTTLAIRDTARLAREARAAGNDDDSERRYGEALSLAGDDPELIGEVARARVSAGQPDQGLALMRDWLAAHADKPQPDAQLRYAELLNTAERDEELGTFLASMEPSTLGADQRDEWQDLQDRLALRQADRARALGDFDTAQQKLEPLLSRQPPDKRALSTLGDIYFDERRFDDARKIAEDQIRQDPTNQDARLSLVRVLYEQQDDEAANRELDRALAEAPPDDVWTQLAAVRRLTAMERYDEAIALNDRLRTQFPDTSAVTVQRGRIAQSQRHYNEAKGWYDQARKEEIVQGALPGYDGMTSAESAIDSLESRRNSYVAAGYEIDQKKGDGGISMFNARAVPLYGQYAVGYDGHVFAQTDYVSADSGDLPLNGTSEFGTLPFLNVASFRAANPGVQSDYGTKRQKAHGQALMLGYENDWIRADIGHTPVGFPISYVTGGVRLFGNLGRYNYWVDASRRPMTGSMVSYAGAYLPLPEVFGDGKWGGVRRDAITFHASRDFTKWGIFGEASVARLTGENVLNNSEVSARAGVDLPLIYKRDMRLNTGLTLFFDSFAQNERYYTYGHGGYYSPQTYVSLTLPLEWYGRTQRWSYYLRGSVSFSQSQEKAMPYFPTNGALQAASGDLTYGSGGGFGVGFSVTGRAEYWVNRHWVIGGQVQFERSDYYAPNRFLVYMRYHFDARRGDVPMPPSPVRPIWSY from the coding sequence ATGGGAGGCGGTTTGCGCGACACGCTGATCCGCTCCGCTTGCATGACGTGCCTGCTGATGGCCGCAGGCGGTGGGCATGTGCGTGCCGCGCCTGCGCCTGCGAACAGTACGGCCAAGCCCGCCGTCGCCGCGAACCGTGACGTCAGCAACCTGCTCTCGAGCGCGACGCTGTGGCACTCGCGTCATCGCAACGACCTTGCGCGTGCCGCGCTGGAAAAGGCATTGCTCGTGCAGCCGGAGCAACCGGAAGTCCTGTCGTTGCTCGGGCAGATCGATATCGAAGAGAACAAGCCTGCGGAAGCAAACAAGGCCTTGCAGACGCTGCGTGCCCGCTATCCGAACGCTCCGGCGACGAAGGCGCTGGCCGATGTGATTCGCATCAACACCGTCGATAAATCTCGCATCGCCCGTGCGCGGCTGCTGCAACGTAGCGGTCAGGCCGATGCAGCGTTCGCCGAATACAAGGCGCTGTTTCCCGACGGTCCGCCGACGGGCGATCTCGGTGTCGAGTACTACCGCGCGCAGGCCAACGCCACGAACGGCTGGCCTGCGGCGCAGCAGGGGCTGGCGAACCTGTCGAAGGTGTCGCCCGAGGATTCGCGGGCGTCGCAGTCGCTGGCCGAGCTGATGATCGACCGGCCGTCGAGTCGTCTCGCGGGCACGCGGATGGTCGCGGATCTCGCCGCGCGTCCGAACGCCGATCTGAACGCCTTGCTGCCGCTCTGGCAGAAGGGGCTTTCCAAGGCCGACGGCAACCTTGCATGGCTGCCGCTCTATCAACGCTATCTCGCACTTGCGCCCAACGACGCCGACATCCGTGCGGCCTACGACAAGCTGAATGCGCAACAAGCGGCGCGCACGCGCATGCTTAACGACCCCGCATACAAGTCGCGTCAGGCGGGCATCAAGGCGCTGGATCAGGGGCGTCTTAACGACGCTGAGAAGTCGCTCGATGCCGCCCGCGTCAAGCGCCCCAACGATGGCGAACTGCTCGGCTCGCTGGGTCTGGTGAAGATGCGTCAGGGCGATCACAAAGGCGCGCAGGAACTGTTTGCGCAGGCCTTGCGCAAAGACCCCGACAACGCGGGCAAGTGGCGCAGTCTGTTGAAGACGTCGCAGTTCTGGGGCGCGATGTCGCAGGCGCGCGACGCCCGTGATGCCGGACGTCTGGACGAAGCGGACCGTCTTGTGCGCGGCGCGCTCGCCAGCGACCCGAACAACCCAGACGGACTCGCACTGCTAGGCGACATCGCGCTGGACGACAAGCGCGACAAGGACGCTGAGCGTCTTTTCCAGCAGGCGTTGAAGATCGAGCCGGACAACGACACGGCGCTGCGCGGCATGATCACGCTGTACTCGCGTCAGCAACGCCGCACGGAACTGGCGAACCTGTTGGGCGATCTGCGACGTCGTTTTCCGCAAGACAAGGCGCGCTTCGACAAGGCTGAGGCGGCAGCGCTGTCGGATGACGCCGATCGCGCCATCGCCGAAGGGCACAACGGTCCCGCACTTGCCGCGCTCGAGCGCGCCGTCGCTCTTGATCCGGGCAACGCATGGACGCGCTACTCGCTCGCGAGCCTCTATCGCAAACTTCGTCTGCCGCAGATCGGGCGAGAAGTCATGGCCGAAGGCATGCGCCAGCCGTTGGAGGCCGACGACCGTGCGCAGATGCTTTACGCGCAGGCCATCTATCTCAACGTGATCGACGACGAGGCCGGTGCCCGCGAATCGCTCGCGCAGATTCCGGCGGCGAACGTCACCCCGTCGATCAAACGCATGCAGACGACGCTGGCGATTCGCGACACGGCGCGCCTGGCGCGCGAGGCGCGTGCGGCAGGCAACGACGACGATAGCGAGCGCCGCTATGGCGAAGCGCTTTCGCTGGCGGGCGACGATCCCGAGCTGATCGGCGAGGTCGCACGGGCGCGGGTGTCGGCGGGGCAACCCGATCAGGGGTTGGCGCTCATGCGCGACTGGCTCGCGGCGCACGCCGACAAACCGCAGCCTGATGCGCAATTGCGCTATGCCGAGTTGCTCAATACGGCCGAGCGCGACGAGGAACTGGGCACCTTCCTCGCGAGCATGGAACCGTCTACGCTCGGTGCCGACCAGCGCGACGAATGGCAGGATCTTCAGGACCGGCTGGCACTGCGTCAGGCGGACCGTGCCCGCGCGTTGGGCGACTTCGACACGGCGCAGCAAAAGCTCGAACCGCTGCTCTCGCGTCAACCACCGGACAAGCGCGCGTTGTCGACGTTGGGCGACATCTATTTCGACGAACGCCGTTTCGACGATGCCCGCAAGATTGCCGAAGACCAGATCCGCCAGGATCCGACGAATCAGGATGCCCGTCTGTCGCTCGTGCGTGTGCTGTACGAACAGCAGGACGACGAGGCCGCCAACCGCGAACTCGACCGCGCGCTCGCTGAAGCTCCGCCCGACGACGTGTGGACGCAACTCGCCGCCGTGCGGCGTCTGACCGCCATGGAGCGCTACGACGAAGCCATCGCGCTCAACGACCGGTTGCGCACGCAGTTCCCCGACACGTCGGCCGTCACCGTGCAGCGCGGACGCATTGCACAGTCGCAACGTCACTACAACGAAGCGAAGGGGTGGTACGACCAGGCACGCAAGGAAGAGATCGTGCAGGGCGCGCTGCCGGGCTACGACGGCATGACGTCGGCCGAGTCGGCCATCGATTCGCTGGAGTCGCGCCGTAACAGCTATGTCGCAGCCGGTTACGAAATCGACCAGAAGAAGGGCGACGGCGGCATCTCGATGTTCAACGCCCGCGCCGTCCCGCTCTATGGTCAGTACGCTGTGGGCTACGACGGCCATGTCTTCGCGCAGACGGATTACGTCAGCGCCGATTCGGGCGACTTGCCGCTCAATGGCACCTCGGAGTTCGGCACGCTGCCGTTCCTGAACGTGGCGTCGTTCCGTGCGGCGAATCCCGGCGTGCAGAGCGACTACGGCACGAAGCGTCAGAAGGCGCATGGGCAGGCGCTCATGCTCGGTTATGAGAACGACTGGATTCGCGCCGATATCGGCCACACGCCGGTCGGCTTCCCGATTTCCTATGTGACGGGGGGCGTGCGACTGTTCGGCAATCTCGGGCGCTACAACTACTGGGTCGACGCGTCACGTCGGCCGATGACCGGCAGCATGGTGTCGTACGCCGGGGCGTATCTGCCGCTGCCCGAAGTATTCGGTGACGGCAAGTGGGGCGGCGTGCGTCGCGATGCGATCACGTTCCACGCGTCGCGCGACTTCACGAAGTGGGGCATCTTCGGCGAGGCCAGCGTGGCACGTCTCACGGGCGAGAACGTGCTGAACAACTCGGAAGTGTCGGCCCGTGCGGGTGTCGATCTGCCGTTGATCTACAAGCGCGATATGCGCCTGAATACCGGCCTCACGCTGTTCTTCGACAGCTTCGCGCAGAACGAACGCTATTACACGTACGGTCACGGCGGTTACTACAGCCCACAAACCTATGTGTCGCTCACGTTGCCGCTCGAATGGTATGGCCGCACGCAACGCTGGTCGTATTACCTGCGCGGTTCGGTGTCGTTCTCGCAGAGTCAGGAAAAAGCCATGCCGTACTTCCCGACGAACGGCGCGTTGCAGGCCGCGAGTGGCGATCTGACCTACGGCTCCGGTGGCGGCTTCGGCGTGGGCTTCTCCGTGACGGGGCGCGCCGAGTACTGGGTCAACCGCCATTGGGTGATCGGCGGACAGGTGCAGTTTGAGCGTTCCGACTACTACGCGCCGAATCGTTTCCTCGTCTACATGCGCTATCACTTCGACGCCCGCCGTGGCGACGTACCGATGCCACCGTCGCCGGTTCGCCCGATCTGGAGTTACTGA
- a CDS encoding HAD-IB family hydrolase, producing MRDASIVAAFDFDGTISTTDSLRVFVRRTVGTPRFVAGALLASPWLIGAAMKLIDRGTAKAAFLRAVFAARSRAQLEADAQDFIAHRLPALLRPEMLARVRQHRALGHRIVLVSASPGLYLRPWATSVGFEAVLSTELAFDAQDRFTGTFAQPNCWGPEKVRRLEAWWGDAPPRVLFAYGDSRGDKEMAERADHAWIRGQGKLMPLTDADAPVRAL from the coding sequence ATGCGAGACGCTTCCATCGTCGCCGCGTTCGATTTCGACGGGACTATCTCCACCACGGACAGCCTGCGCGTGTTCGTGCGCCGCACTGTCGGCACACCGCGCTTTGTGGCGGGGGCATTGCTCGCGTCGCCCTGGCTGATCGGGGCAGCCATGAAACTCATCGACCGGGGCACGGCCAAAGCGGCTTTCCTGCGCGCGGTCTTCGCAGCCCGCTCCCGCGCGCAACTCGAAGCCGACGCGCAAGACTTCATCGCACATCGGTTGCCCGCCCTGCTGCGTCCCGAGATGCTCGCACGCGTACGACAGCATCGGGCGCTGGGCCACCGCATTGTGCTCGTGAGCGCGTCGCCGGGTTTGTACCTGCGGCCCTGGGCGACAAGCGTCGGTTTCGAGGCCGTGCTCAGTACCGAACTGGCCTTCGATGCGCAGGATCGTTTCACCGGGACCTTCGCCCAACCGAACTGCTGGGGTCCCGAAAAGGTGCGACGCCTCGAAGCGTGGTGGGGCGATGCGCCGCCGCGTGTCCTCTTCGCTTACGGCGACAGCCGTGGCGACAAGGAAATGGCCGAGCGTGCCGACCATGCGTGGATTCGGGGTCAGGGCAAGTTGATGCCGCTCACTGACGCCGACGCGCCTGTGCGCGCCCTGTGA
- a CDS encoding FUSC family protein, translated as MSRLARLEPVAFSRWDAVHAALSVAVPTGIGASIGYGADASLIALGALPAITGDRTGPYRSRARSILITIVTGVLGFHAGMLIHTVGETQPWLAHVLLQIAILLFSFIGTFGNVASAATLQGAVYLIVGWGLALPPPEWRAPLLLAAGGIFSMLLMAVHWLRHPGAAERDAVAAIYQQLANVLDASGTPRVRLARRSLENAIAAAYDTLLTARASTSSGWEVLERRAAQILAAEPITSAVIGLVQSGQPVPAPLGKALYGVARNIARDRPVALDTAVAVAKENDAPTLAAALRRAEPLLTGVVHASEAPLVALARHQARAAVHPRWMPKWPWPDVWRYLVRIGLCVLVAQIFIAVTALPRSYWVPLIVVVIFKPNYGSVFARALQSGVGSIVGVAVSAAVVAIDRNGWFNLVTLVPLAACLPWALRRNYGLFSALLLPILMLVMGALQPGSQDIALARFIDAVAACAIVLLVGYLPWAKWERRQLDERVANALDALGRYAALADTHDADAAFAARRAAYKALDDTRVALQRALSEPPLVSRRAARWWPALVSLERVANAITDTVPHGDDHDAPVHPGAAILTHMAAALRHGGPVPVLPDGPIDGVDPILDRVLREAIGMLFSAPGTPD; from the coding sequence ATGTCGCGACTGGCACGTCTGGAGCCGGTGGCGTTCTCGCGCTGGGACGCCGTTCACGCCGCCCTGTCCGTCGCCGTGCCCACGGGCATCGGCGCATCCATCGGGTATGGCGCCGACGCCTCGCTCATCGCCCTCGGCGCACTGCCCGCCATCACGGGTGACCGCACCGGCCCTTATCGCTCGCGCGCCCGCTCCATCCTGATCACCATCGTGACCGGCGTGCTCGGCTTTCACGCCGGAATGCTGATCCACACCGTGGGCGAGACCCAACCGTGGCTGGCCCACGTGCTGCTGCAAATCGCCATCCTGCTCTTCAGCTTCATCGGCACGTTCGGCAACGTGGCGTCCGCAGCAACGTTGCAGGGCGCGGTCTACCTGATCGTCGGCTGGGGCCTCGCGCTGCCCCCGCCCGAATGGCGCGCGCCGTTGCTGCTCGCCGCCGGCGGCATCTTCAGCATGCTCCTCATGGCCGTGCATTGGCTAAGGCACCCTGGTGCGGCCGAGCGCGATGCCGTCGCCGCCATTTACCAACAGTTGGCGAACGTGCTCGATGCCAGCGGTACACCCCGCGTGAGGCTGGCCCGGCGCTCGCTCGAAAACGCCATTGCTGCCGCCTACGACACGTTACTCACCGCGCGGGCGAGCACGTCGAGCGGCTGGGAAGTGCTGGAGCGCCGCGCCGCGCAGATTCTCGCCGCCGAGCCGATCACGTCGGCGGTCATCGGGCTCGTGCAGAGCGGCCAGCCAGTACCGGCGCCGCTGGGCAAAGCGCTCTACGGTGTGGCACGCAACATTGCGCGCGACCGGCCAGTGGCGCTCGACACCGCCGTCGCGGTAGCCAAAGAAAACGACGCACCGACGCTGGCTGCCGCCCTGCGTCGCGCCGAACCGCTGCTCACGGGCGTCGTGCATGCGTCCGAAGCCCCGCTCGTGGCGCTCGCCCGCCATCAGGCGCGCGCCGCGGTGCATCCGCGCTGGATGCCGAAATGGCCGTGGCCGGACGTCTGGCGTTACCTCGTGCGCATTGGCTTGTGCGTGCTCGTCGCGCAGATCTTCATCGCCGTGACAGCGCTCCCGCGCTCGTACTGGGTGCCGCTGATCGTCGTGGTGATCTTCAAGCCGAACTACGGCTCCGTGTTTGCGCGCGCGCTGCAAAGCGGCGTAGGCAGTATCGTCGGCGTGGCGGTGTCGGCCGCCGTCGTCGCCATCGACCGCAACGGCTGGTTCAATCTCGTCACACTGGTGCCATTGGCGGCCTGCCTGCCGTGGGCATTGCGGCGCAACTACGGACTGTTCAGCGCGTTGCTGCTGCCTATCCTGATGCTGGTGATGGGGGCATTGCAGCCGGGCAGTCAGGACATTGCGCTGGCGCGCTTCATCGATGCCGTAGCGGCCTGCGCCATCGTGCTGCTCGTCGGCTATCTGCCGTGGGCCAAGTGGGAGCGCCGCCAACTGGATGAGCGGGTCGCGAATGCACTCGACGCGCTTGGCCGTTACGCAGCCCTGGCGGACACCCACGACGCGGACGCTGCGTTTGCGGCGCGACGCGCAGCCTACAAGGCACTGGACGACACACGCGTCGCCTTGCAGCGGGCGCTGTCCGAGCCGCCCCTGGTGAGTCGACGCGCCGCACGCTGGTGGCCCGCACTGGTGTCACTTGAGCGCGTGGCGAACGCGATCACCGACACGGTCCCGCATGGGGACGATCACGATGCACCGGTGCATCCCGGCGCGGCGATTCTCACGCACATGGCCGCCGCGTTGCGTCACGGTGGTCCCGTACCCGTGCTACCCGACGGTCCCATCGACGGCGTCGATCCGATCCTGGATCGCGTGTTGCGTGAGGCCATCGGCATGCTCTTTAGCGCACCCGGCACACCCGACTGA
- the bcsZ gene encoding cellulose synthase complex periplasmic endoglucanase BcsZ, producing MTRADADRRRRRAVLRALVACGAGPALAGLTPASHAAPTAPTAPAKPSGASAPGGKPVAGGKACPPVDWASWTRFKAGFLSDDGRVVDHSMADQRTVSEGQAYALTFAVIANDRATFDKVLDWTVDNLAQGDLTAHLPAWLWGKKDDGQWGVLDSNPASDADMWIAYALGEAGRLWNVRRYTALGALVARRIASEETDFIPGLGRTLLPAPVGFHPAKDLWRLNPSYVPMQVVRRLAGLFPESGWGQLITSSLKQITLTAPPLGFAPEWAMYRAGRGFDIDPETQGEGSYNAIRVYLWAGMLAPGSDDFRALMHSFPGMLKYVAAHGAPPERVNTRDGTAKQEGGSGFSAALVPLLQAVGDTALARAQAERARSLDAQSPPGYYSSVLSLFGLGWHEARFRFAADGTLQVPWEAVCATR from the coding sequence ATGACACGCGCCGATGCTGACAGGCGGCGCCGTCGGGCCGTGCTGCGGGCGCTGGTCGCCTGTGGCGCAGGACCGGCGCTCGCCGGACTGACGCCCGCCTCGCATGCTGCGCCCACTGCGCCCACTGCACCCGCCAAGCCATCGGGCGCGTCTGCGCCGGGTGGGAAGCCTGTCGCCGGTGGCAAAGCGTGCCCGCCGGTCGACTGGGCGTCGTGGACGCGCTTCAAGGCAGGCTTTCTGAGCGACGACGGCCGCGTGGTCGACCACAGCATGGCCGACCAGCGCACCGTCTCCGAGGGCCAGGCGTACGCGCTGACGTTCGCCGTCATCGCCAACGACCGGGCCACCTTCGACAAGGTGCTCGACTGGACGGTCGACAATCTCGCGCAGGGCGACCTAACCGCGCATCTGCCTGCCTGGCTGTGGGGCAAGAAGGACGACGGTCAGTGGGGCGTGCTCGACAGCAATCCCGCCAGCGACGCCGACATGTGGATCGCCTATGCGCTGGGCGAGGCAGGGCGACTCTGGAACGTGCGTCGGTACACGGCGCTCGGTGCGCTCGTCGCCCGGCGTATCGCGTCGGAGGAAACCGACTTCATCCCCGGACTCGGGCGCACGCTGCTGCCCGCGCCCGTCGGCTTCCATCCCGCCAAGGATCTCTGGCGTCTGAACCCCAGCTATGTGCCGATGCAAGTGGTGCGGCGTCTGGCGGGGCTCTTTCCCGAGAGCGGGTGGGGGCAACTGATTACGTCCTCGCTCAAGCAGATCACGTTGACCGCGCCGCCGCTGGGCTTTGCACCCGAGTGGGCGATGTATCGCGCGGGACGCGGTTTCGACATCGATCCCGAGACACAAGGCGAGGGGAGCTACAACGCCATTCGCGTCTATCTATGGGCGGGCATGCTGGCGCCGGGCAGCGATGATTTCCGGGCGTTGATGCACTCGTTCCCCGGCATGTTGAAGTATGTGGCTGCGCATGGCGCGCCGCCCGAGCGGGTGAACACGCGCGACGGCACGGCGAAGCAGGAAGGCGGTTCGGGCTTCTCGGCGGCGCTCGTGCCGCTGCTGCAAGCTGTCGGCGACACCGCGCTTGCACGCGCGCAGGCTGAGCGGGCTCGCTCGCTGGACGCCCAGTCGCCCCCCGGCTACTACAGTTCTGTGCTCTCGCTCTTCGGATTGGGATGGCACGAAGCGCGTTTCCGTTTTGCGGCTGACGGCACATTGCAGGTGCCATGGGAGGCGGTTTGCGCGACACGCTGA